The Paracoccus sediminicola genome has a segment encoding these proteins:
- a CDS encoding helix-turn-helix domain-containing protein, with protein sequence MKHLVRTPKNIGHAIREARKAKSLTQTDLAAMSGVWQETISKIENGSGGTKLETIFELLAALDLELTVTERSKGASDGFEDIF encoded by the coding sequence ATGAAGCATCTTGTCCGCACGCCAAAAAACATCGGCCATGCCATTCGCGAGGCCCGAAAGGCCAAAAGCCTGACCCAGACGGACCTCGCCGCGATGAGCGGTGTTTGGCAAGAGACCATCTCCAAGATCGAGAACGGCAGCGGCGGTACCAAGCTGGAAACGATCTTCGAGTTGCTCGCGGCTCTTGATCTTGAACTCACGGTCACCGAGCGCAGCAAGGGTGCCTCTGACGGGTTCGAGGATATTTTCTGA
- a CDS encoding type II toxin-antitoxin system HipA family toxin, with product MGRKRSYTPLNVFLNARLVGQLVRESSGGISFAYAREWLDWEHRMPVSLSLPLQENRTVGAPVMAVFDNLLPDSDLIRRRVAERVGAEGVDAFSLLSQIGRDCIGALQFLPDGQSPQPMNELSGETVDDAQIEAILNDLDIAPLGIRRENDVRISVAGAQEKTALLRKDGQWIEPTGTTPTTHIIKPQIGRLPNGMDLSDSVENEFLCLKLMEAFGLRVAKAEMARFGEKKALVVERFDRRWTSDGRLIRLPQEDCCQALSVVPTQKYQNEGGPRIADIMSLLLGSDDANTDRRDFFKANVLFWLLGATDGHGKNFSISLLPGGRFRLTPLYDILTVQPTVDARQIERKQFRLAMSFGNSNHYKVADIVGRHLTETGVHSGLSRAAVQSLFDELQDTALERVDATLNRLPGDFPGALMSSIEAAVKARLCLLG from the coding sequence ATGGGCCGCAAGCGCAGCTACACACCGCTGAACGTGTTCCTGAACGCGCGGCTTGTCGGCCAGTTGGTGCGGGAGTCCTCAGGCGGCATCAGTTTCGCCTATGCCCGAGAATGGCTCGACTGGGAGCACCGGATGCCTGTTTCCCTGTCCTTGCCGCTGCAGGAAAACCGCACCGTCGGCGCGCCGGTGATGGCGGTATTCGACAATCTGTTGCCCGACAGTGACCTGATCCGCCGTCGGGTCGCGGAGCGCGTTGGCGCTGAAGGCGTGGATGCCTTCAGCCTGCTGTCACAGATTGGGCGCGATTGTATCGGCGCGTTGCAGTTTCTACCCGATGGGCAATCCCCACAGCCAATGAACGAACTTAGCGGTGAGACGGTGGACGACGCGCAGATCGAAGCCATTCTGAACGATCTCGACATCGCGCCGCTTGGCATTCGGCGTGAGAATGATGTCCGCATTTCTGTCGCAGGCGCTCAGGAAAAAACGGCCCTTCTGCGCAAGGACGGTCAGTGGATCGAACCAACCGGCACGACGCCCACCACGCATATCATCAAGCCGCAAATCGGCCGGCTGCCCAATGGCATGGATCTGTCCGACAGCGTGGAAAACGAATTCCTGTGCCTGAAGTTGATGGAGGCCTTCGGCCTACGGGTCGCCAAGGCCGAAATGGCGCGGTTCGGCGAGAAGAAAGCCTTGGTCGTTGAGCGGTTCGATCGGCGATGGACGTCTGATGGCCGGTTGATCCGCCTGCCGCAGGAAGATTGCTGCCAAGCATTGTCCGTGGTGCCCACGCAGAAGTATCAGAACGAGGGCGGCCCAAGGATCGCGGACATCATGAGCCTGCTGCTCGGGAGTGATGACGCCAACACAGACCGGAGGGACTTTTTCAAAGCGAATGTCCTGTTCTGGCTTCTGGGCGCGACGGATGGGCACGGCAAGAACTTCAGCATCAGCCTCCTGCCAGGCGGCCGCTTCCGCTTGACGCCGCTGTACGACATCCTGACCGTTCAGCCGACCGTCGACGCTCGGCAGATCGAGCGAAAGCAGTTCCGGCTCGCCATGAGTTTCGGCAACTCAAATCACTACAAGGTGGCGGATATCGTGGGGCGCCACCTTACGGAAACCGGCGTGCATTCCGGATTGTCCCGCGCGGCCGTGCAGAGCTTATTCGACGAATTGCAGGATACCGCGCTCGAGCGCGTTGATGCCACCCTCAACCGACTGCCAGGCGATTTCCCTGGGGCGCTGATGTCTTCAATCGAGGCGGCCGTGAAGGCCCGACTGTGCCTGTTGGGTTGA
- a CDS encoding ATP-binding protein, with protein MMRLRRLDLEFFGRFSGKSFDFGARRDANTPDFHVIYGLNEAGKTTTMEGYLRLLYGFPHREPYDFLHQRKNLRVTGLLDIDGAETSFTRMPTRDPSLRDAEGRELPNSALQAHLGGLSEDDYRNLLCLDDLTIEKGGEEITKAKGDIGRLLFSAAAGISELSAVLDTVREQADTLYRKRASTTRLAALKKELADVEGQIRDLDISAAQYRSLKKALGVALQEETEVSGRRKELFALKAQLEAKLQALPILHEIDELDDKLADFENWPTQLNVDPEDLVQMLANQTKATGDITKFKEELESLRAELGAIKHHPEHVALAQALEDLDPLRSKYAAAQLDLDRRRKNRDQVLVDMGIAVRDMGITEDIDPKALVLPAATLSELEQARDRMRDADAAVRHEQDEVATLNDKVRFAKTQLAELNDGTSASADLADLFERFDIDTLSARYAAASEALKTARGARHVAFDALTLKGQSFEALPVSPLTAEEAEAQHSELQITVQKIRAAEEDVKSIEATVEERAARIAVIKDSDGLVDDAEARHLRTERDAFWQAHRASLSAATADAFEGAMARVDTVTDLRLSKAADLGTLRQQEQDLASDQAKLETAAQKVAILTRARDKILERMAGAARDAGIKTSITPDTFCSWLRKLDLARQAQDTLRRLEAEHQDTFQKADRLTQALAAHFNRDTPEFEELVGAAKASLTAQRSHQERLRSASSRLNDLTQDHQRRTDKLSALEDVATTARGDWLALIKHVLPDIIDVNALENALKPLQDLRELDTQRGLLERQISSMEEDQAQFGKGVEALIARLGTMTLGEPMADYAEMKALVQSAAEAEKTAEDLAKRINAHEASMAAAQKTLGDINRMVAELARAFPDDVDTGSLTALRQAVNRASDVIDSRSKRLEQQRKVATLLDLKNTEEARSFLTGATQAGLQAQLDEVIADLEGIDTHYKAAIETRSAAEQQLRSIGGDADVALLVERKATIEIEMQENALRHLELSLGHRLAETAIRRYRDVHRSMMMQATETAFAELTNGAYSTLQTQVDGNSETLLAIDSAGMAKQAQDMSKGTRFQLYLALRAAAYEQLADQGAALPFFCDDIFETFDEERTRSACRVMERIGRRGQAVYLTHHQHVVDIARDVCGEGVQIHQVA; from the coding sequence ATGATGCGTCTGCGTCGGCTCGATCTGGAGTTTTTCGGCCGGTTTTCCGGCAAGTCATTCGATTTTGGAGCGCGCCGTGACGCCAACACGCCGGATTTCCATGTCATTTATGGGCTGAACGAGGCTGGCAAAACCACGACCATGGAAGGCTATCTTCGGTTGCTCTATGGGTTCCCGCACCGCGAGCCCTACGATTTCTTGCATCAACGCAAGAACCTTCGCGTGACGGGGCTCTTGGATATTGATGGCGCTGAGACAAGCTTTACGCGGATGCCGACTCGCGATCCCTCTCTGCGCGATGCCGAGGGCCGGGAATTGCCAAACAGCGCCTTGCAGGCCCATCTTGGCGGGCTGTCTGAAGACGATTACCGGAACCTGCTGTGCCTTGATGATTTGACCATCGAAAAAGGCGGCGAGGAGATTACGAAAGCCAAAGGCGATATCGGGCGCCTGCTGTTTTCAGCCGCGGCAGGGATCAGCGAGCTTTCCGCAGTTCTCGACACCGTGCGAGAGCAGGCCGATACCCTCTATCGCAAACGGGCCAGCACAACCCGGCTCGCGGCTTTGAAAAAAGAACTGGCCGATGTCGAAGGACAAATCCGTGATCTTGACATCTCCGCCGCGCAATATCGCAGCTTGAAGAAGGCGCTCGGCGTGGCATTACAGGAGGAAACCGAGGTTTCCGGGCGGCGTAAGGAGTTGTTTGCGTTAAAGGCGCAATTAGAGGCCAAACTTCAGGCGCTGCCGATCCTGCATGAGATTGATGAGCTTGATGACAAGCTGGCGGATTTTGAAAACTGGCCGACGCAGCTGAATGTTGACCCAGAGGATCTGGTTCAGATGCTCGCCAACCAGACTAAGGCCACCGGCGACATCACCAAGTTCAAAGAAGAGCTGGAAAGTCTTCGTGCGGAACTGGGGGCGATCAAGCATCATCCGGAGCACGTGGCACTCGCGCAGGCGCTGGAAGACCTCGATCCCCTGAGAAGCAAATATGCGGCCGCCCAACTGGACTTAGACCGTCGGCGAAAGAACCGCGATCAGGTTCTGGTTGATATGGGTATCGCCGTTCGCGACATGGGCATCACCGAGGATATTGACCCAAAGGCACTTGTCCTGCCGGCCGCCACCTTGTCAGAGCTTGAACAAGCGCGGGATCGGATGCGTGATGCTGATGCCGCTGTCAGGCATGAGCAAGATGAGGTCGCGACCCTCAATGACAAAGTCCGGTTCGCGAAGACGCAGCTCGCCGAGCTGAATGACGGCACATCCGCTTCTGCTGACTTGGCTGATCTCTTCGAGCGCTTCGACATTGATACGCTTTCTGCGCGCTATGCAGCCGCGTCAGAGGCGTTGAAAACCGCGCGTGGCGCACGACATGTGGCATTCGATGCGCTCACGCTCAAGGGACAGAGCTTTGAAGCTCTGCCGGTCAGCCCCTTGACCGCTGAGGAGGCGGAAGCACAGCATAGCGAGCTGCAGATTACCGTTCAAAAAATCCGTGCTGCAGAAGAAGACGTCAAGTCGATTGAGGCCACCGTGGAGGAACGCGCCGCGCGGATTGCCGTCATAAAAGACAGTGATGGGTTGGTTGACGATGCCGAGGCCCGCCACCTGCGCACAGAACGCGACGCGTTTTGGCAGGCACATCGGGCAAGCCTGAGTGCTGCAACTGCAGACGCGTTCGAGGGTGCCATGGCGCGCGTTGACACAGTGACAGACCTGCGGCTCTCAAAGGCCGCCGATCTCGGGACACTGCGCCAACAAGAGCAGGATCTTGCATCCGATCAGGCAAAGCTGGAAACAGCGGCACAGAAGGTCGCCATACTCACACGAGCGCGCGACAAGATACTGGAACGAATGGCCGGTGCGGCGCGCGATGCGGGCATCAAAACCTCGATTACCCCCGACACCTTCTGCTCTTGGCTGCGCAAACTCGATCTCGCCAGGCAAGCCCAAGACACGCTGCGCAGACTAGAAGCTGAGCACCAGGATACATTTCAGAAAGCGGATCGGTTAACCCAAGCGCTTGCGGCGCATTTCAATCGGGATACACCAGAATTCGAAGAGCTTGTCGGCGCCGCAAAAGCGAGCCTGACAGCGCAGCGTAGCCATCAAGAACGGCTACGAAGCGCTTCATCGCGGCTCAACGATCTTACGCAGGACCACCAAAGGCGCACCGATAAACTCTCAGCGCTTGAAGACGTAGCCACGACTGCCCGCGGCGATTGGCTCGCGCTGATCAAACATGTGCTGCCGGACATCATCGACGTGAATGCCCTCGAAAACGCGCTTAAACCCCTCCAGGATTTGCGCGAGCTCGACACGCAAAGGGGGCTGCTGGAGCGGCAAATCTCTTCCATGGAAGAGGATCAGGCCCAATTTGGCAAAGGCGTCGAGGCGTTGATCGCGCGCCTTGGCACCATGACCCTTGGCGAGCCAATGGCTGATTATGCCGAGATGAAGGCGCTGGTTCAGAGCGCTGCTGAGGCAGAAAAAACGGCCGAGGATTTAGCAAAGCGCATCAATGCGCATGAAGCGTCAATGGCGGCGGCGCAAAAAACCCTCGGCGATATCAACCGCATGGTGGCTGAGCTGGCGCGTGCCTTTCCCGACGACGTTGACACGGGATCTCTCACCGCTCTGCGGCAGGCTGTCAATAGGGCTTCGGACGTTATCGACAGCCGGTCAAAACGACTGGAACAACAGCGAAAGGTCGCCACACTTCTTGATCTCAAGAATACCGAGGAAGCGCGTTCTTTCCTCACTGGTGCAACACAAGCCGGATTGCAGGCCCAGCTGGATGAGGTCATTGCCGATCTTGAGGGCATTGATACGCACTACAAGGCGGCAATTGAGACCCGCAGCGCGGCCGAGCAACAGCTCCGATCCATCGGCGGTGACGCTGATGTTGCCCTTCTCGTCGAGCGCAAGGCGACCATTGAGATCGAAATGCAGGAGAATGCCCTACGGCATCTCGAGCTGAGCCTCGGCCACCGCCTCGCAGAGACAGCGATCCGCCGATATCGCGACGTTCATCGCAGCATGATGATGCAAGCTACCGAAACCGCTTTCGCGGAACTAACCAACGGCGCCTATTCAACGCTCCAAACCCAAGTGGATGGAAACTCAGAAACCCTTCTTGCCATTGATTCTGCAGGAATGGCGAAGCAGGCCCAAGACATGTCAAAGGGCACCCGGTTCCAGCTATATCTTGCCCTAAGGGCAGCAGCTTATGAGCAATTGGCAGATCAGGGGGCAGCGCTTCCCTTCTTTTGCGATGACATTTTCGAGACTTTCGACGAGGAGCGCACGCGTTCAGCCTGCCGCGTCATGGAGCGGATCGGGCGGCGTGGGCAGGCAGTCTACCTGACTCATCACCAGCACGTTGTCGATATTGCGCGAGATGTCTGCGGCGAGGGGGTGCAAATTCATCAAGTGGCCTAG
- a CDS encoding metallophosphoesterase family protein translates to MIKILHTADIHLDSPLTSLALRDEQLRANIQSATRSAFVRIIDTALSEDVAALLISGDLYDGAQRSAKTAAFLTAQLERLQVAGIPVFYIKGNHDAENPITGEVTLPDNVHVFDGRGGKVQLADTDIWIHGVSFSGKHAPDSLLNKFAAPVSGAVNIAILHTSLGGAVGHDNYAPCSVAELAAMGFDYWALGHVHKRQVHSEAPWVVMPGIPQGRDIGEAGRKSATLLSIDEEEITVTEIPTSVVLFLSHAVDLSGAESDDDIRQKIRADLHEMTSELGRAERTILRLSLAGHTTRHWHVLRDRDVWFETVTQIAEETGRLWVEKLSFALEAPRVASDKSATEELGQLMAKIAAEDGFVAQAQAEVEEVLSQLPSACRTALLSDPAALATLTDELAKAGSEHLFASMKGASE, encoded by the coding sequence TTGATCAAGATCTTACACACTGCCGATATTCACCTCGACTCGCCGCTGACCTCTTTGGCGCTTCGTGATGAGCAACTACGTGCAAATATACAATCTGCCACACGCTCGGCTTTCGTTAGGATTATCGACACCGCCCTCTCGGAGGACGTGGCGGCACTTTTGATCTCTGGCGACCTATATGATGGCGCGCAGCGCAGCGCCAAGACGGCGGCCTTTCTGACAGCGCAACTTGAGCGGCTTCAGGTGGCGGGCATCCCTGTCTTCTACATCAAGGGCAACCATGATGCAGAAAACCCGATTACAGGCGAAGTCACGCTGCCCGATAACGTCCATGTGTTTGACGGTCGTGGCGGCAAAGTCCAGTTGGCCGATACCGATATCTGGATCCACGGTGTGAGCTTCAGCGGCAAGCACGCTCCAGACAGTCTTCTCAACAAATTCGCCGCGCCCGTTTCCGGTGCGGTCAATATTGCGATTTTGCATACCTCTCTTGGGGGCGCCGTCGGGCATGACAATTACGCGCCCTGTTCGGTGGCTGAGCTTGCAGCCATGGGTTTTGACTATTGGGCGCTCGGCCATGTGCACAAACGGCAGGTGCATTCTGAGGCGCCCTGGGTCGTGATGCCCGGTATCCCACAGGGGCGTGACATCGGTGAAGCAGGGCGCAAATCCGCCACGCTTCTGAGCATTGATGAGGAAGAGATCACGGTAACGGAAATCCCAACCTCGGTTGTCTTATTCCTAAGCCATGCCGTTGATCTCTCTGGCGCTGAAAGCGATGATGATATCCGTCAGAAAATCCGGGCCGATCTTCATGAAATGACCTCGGAGCTTGGCCGTGCGGAGCGCACAATCTTACGGCTTTCGCTGGCTGGGCACACAACCAGGCACTGGCATGTGCTCCGAGACCGGGACGTCTGGTTTGAAACTGTCACGCAAATCGCGGAAGAAACGGGCCGGCTTTGGGTTGAGAAACTCAGCTTTGCGCTTGAGGCGCCCCGAGTGGCATCTGACAAAAGCGCGACAGAGGAGCTCGGTCAGCTCATGGCCAAGATAGCGGCTGAGGATGGGTTTGTGGCCCAGGCGCAGGCAGAAGTGGAGGAGGTTCTATCGCAGTTACCCTCTGCATGCCGGACCGCGCTCCTGTCGGATCCTGCAGCGCTTGCAACTCTTACAGACGAACTGGCGAAAGCCGGATCAGAGCATCTCTTCGCCTCGATGAAGGGAGCTTCTGAATGA